A part of Gramella sp. MAR_2010_147 genomic DNA contains:
- a CDS encoding TolC family protein → MRNKTLKILSFLILASTGIFAQEDSLKTYRFSLQKAIEFGITNNYQSQIAQKDVDIALKQKWEIISQGLPQISGSVDYQNYLQQPVTLLPAEITGGEPGTFTPVTFGTQQSMNATGTWNQLIFDGSYIVGIQSVKTLLQISKNAKTKTDLEIKKAVISAYGNVLLAEESVDILEKNVETLQKNYNDTQKIYENGLTEQEDVEQLEITLLGLKNNLSRNERMRDIAYEMLNLSLGIPVDNNVTLTDDLDELAMKYYDISLLREEIPVEENIDYRIAKNSAESAQIQVRLQKAKALPTLSGFVNYGYQGFSEKFTFLNNDQEYFGQSILGVSLNIPIFSSGMRSSRTQQRELEYEQAMLDLERTENEVKRQINMAKSEYEFSLENYQNAIRNLELAERIENKNQIKFFEGIASSFELSEAQRQLYSSQQDYLQSMLNVITAKAELDNLLDTRTYNDEQ, encoded by the coding sequence ATGAGAAATAAGACCCTAAAAATTTTAAGCTTCCTTATACTGGCATCAACCGGAATATTCGCTCAGGAAGATAGCCTAAAAACCTATCGCTTTTCTTTACAGAAGGCGATAGAATTTGGAATAACCAATAATTATCAGTCACAAATTGCTCAAAAAGATGTTGACATTGCCCTAAAACAAAAATGGGAAATCATATCTCAGGGGCTTCCGCAAATAAGTGGATCTGTAGACTATCAAAATTATCTACAGCAACCGGTCACATTGCTTCCTGCCGAAATCACGGGTGGTGAACCAGGCACCTTTACCCCGGTTACCTTTGGAACACAGCAAAGCATGAACGCTACAGGAACATGGAATCAGCTAATTTTTGATGGTTCTTATATAGTAGGTATTCAATCTGTAAAAACTTTATTACAGATCTCCAAAAATGCCAAAACAAAGACCGATCTCGAAATTAAGAAGGCAGTGATTAGCGCTTATGGAAATGTGCTTCTGGCAGAAGAAAGCGTGGATATCCTGGAAAAGAATGTGGAAACACTTCAGAAGAATTATAACGACACCCAAAAGATCTATGAAAATGGATTAACAGAACAGGAAGATGTAGAGCAGTTAGAAATTACACTTCTTGGTCTAAAGAACAATTTAAGCCGCAATGAAAGGATGCGAGATATCGCTTATGAGATGCTGAACCTTAGCCTGGGAATCCCAGTGGATAATAATGTGACTCTAACTGATGATCTGGATGAGCTGGCGATGAAATATTATGATATTTCGCTTTTAAGGGAAGAAATTCCAGTTGAAGAAAATATCGACTATCGTATCGCGAAGAATTCAGCAGAATCAGCTCAAATTCAGGTAAGACTACAAAAGGCAAAAGCACTGCCAACACTGTCTGGGTTTGTAAACTATGGGTACCAGGGATTTAGTGAGAAATTCACATTCTTAAACAATGATCAGGAATATTTTGGTCAGTCAATTTTAGGAGTAAGTCTAAATATTCCAATTTTCAGCAGTGGGATGAGAAGTTCCAGAACCCAACAAAGAGAACTTGAATACGAGCAGGCGATGCTGGATCTTGAGCGTACCGAAAATGAAGTAAAGCGCCAGATAAATATGGCAAAGAGCGAATACGAATTCAGTCTTGAGAATTATCAAAACGCTATTCGAAATTTAGAACTGGCTGAAAGGATTGAAAATAAAAACCAGATAAAATTCTTTGAAGGTATCGCCAGCAGTTTTGAACTAAGCGAAGCTCAGCGACAGCTTTACTCCTCCCAGCAGGATTATCTACAATCTATGCTGAATGTAATTACAGCCAAGGCTGAACTTGACAATTTACTGGACACAAGAACTTACAATGATGAACAATAA
- a CDS encoding TetR/AcrR family transcriptional regulator has protein sequence MRDKILNTAADMFLTYGFKSVTMDDIAEAMGISKKTIYTHFSTKNKLVLATSFHVVEKINCGIEEIREKKQNPIKENFDIKHFVSHHLKGEKTSPHYQLQKYYPKAYESLKSKQFELLENCMVGNIERGIEDGFYRKGIPVDFITRIHFVGMMGIKDTELFPIEEYTHPKLMEYFLEYHLRAICTLKGIKTLEELIDSNEK, from the coding sequence GTGAGAGATAAAATTTTAAATACAGCCGCAGATATGTTTCTAACATATGGCTTTAAAAGTGTTACCATGGATGATATTGCTGAAGCCATGGGAATATCTAAAAAGACCATTTACACGCATTTTTCCACAAAGAACAAACTTGTATTAGCTACCAGTTTTCATGTGGTCGAAAAAATAAATTGCGGTATTGAAGAAATTAGAGAAAAAAAACAAAACCCCATAAAAGAGAATTTCGACATTAAACACTTTGTGTCGCATCATCTAAAAGGGGAAAAAACCTCCCCACATTATCAACTTCAAAAATATTACCCAAAAGCATACGAAAGCTTAAAGAGCAAACAGTTTGAACTGCTTGAAAATTGTATGGTGGGAAATATTGAAAGAGGTATTGAGGATGGTTTTTATAGAAAAGGAATCCCCGTAGATTTTATCACCAGAATTCACTTTGTTGGAATGATGGGGATTAAAGACACTGAACTTTTCCCGATTGAAGAGTATACCCATCCAAAGCTCATGGAATATTTTCTGGAATATCACCTGAGAGCTATTTGCACCTTAAAAGGAATTAAAACTCTGGAAGAACTAATAGATAGTAATGAGAAATAA
- a CDS encoding polyprenyl synthetase family protein, whose amino-acid sequence MLAISEYREAITNYLQERIKVKEPANLYEPMVYILEQGGKRLRPVLVLMASEIFDCDYRKALDAALAIEVFHNFSLVHDDIMDDAPIRRGKETVHEKWDVNTGILSGDAMLINAYQLFENYEGDTFKELSKLFTKTAIEVCEGQQYDIDFETRDNVSIDDYLKMIEYKTAVLVGASLQMGAIVAQTSKECKEAIYQYGRLLGIAFQLQDDYLDAFGDPKTFGKQPGGDIIENKKTFLYLKTLELANRSEALQLEHLYTINPVENTGKIEAVKALFESSGAAELTRKEIEKYTDKAFKILEKIQLPEDKKEPLQKFGEMLMERQV is encoded by the coding sequence ATGCTTGCCATTTCTGAGTATAGAGAAGCCATAACCAATTATTTGCAGGAAAGAATTAAGGTGAAAGAACCTGCGAACCTGTATGAGCCAATGGTTTATATATTGGAACAGGGAGGGAAAAGACTTCGTCCTGTTCTGGTTCTAATGGCTTCAGAAATTTTTGACTGTGATTATAGAAAGGCTCTGGATGCAGCGTTGGCTATAGAGGTTTTTCATAATTTTTCTTTGGTTCATGATGATATCATGGACGATGCCCCAATTAGAAGAGGAAAAGAGACCGTTCACGAGAAATGGGATGTTAATACCGGAATTCTTTCAGGGGATGCTATGCTTATAAACGCATATCAGCTATTCGAAAATTATGAAGGCGATACTTTTAAGGAGCTTTCAAAACTTTTTACGAAAACAGCGATAGAGGTTTGTGAAGGGCAGCAATATGATATTGATTTTGAGACTCGTGATAATGTAAGTATTGACGATTACCTTAAAATGATTGAGTATAAAACGGCGGTTCTGGTTGGTGCTTCACTACAAATGGGGGCTATCGTAGCTCAAACTTCTAAAGAATGCAAGGAAGCGATCTATCAATATGGCAGATTACTGGGAATTGCTTTTCAGCTTCAGGACGATTATCTGGATGCTTTTGGTGATCCCAAAACTTTTGGGAAGCAACCCGGAGGTGATATTATAGAAAATAAAAAGACATTTTTATATCTTAAGACACTGGAGCTTGCAAATAGAAGTGAGGCGCTTCAACTTGAGCATTTGTACACTATAAATCCTGTGGAGAACACTGGCAAAATTGAAGCGGTAAAAGCATTGTTTGAAAGTAGCGGCGCTGCAGAACTTACCAGAAAAGAGATTGAAAAATATACAGATAAAGCTTTTAAGATTCTTGAAAAAATCCAGTTGCCTGAAGATAAGAAGGAGCCACTGCAAAAGTTTGGTGAAATGTTGATGGAGAGACAGGTCTAA
- a CDS encoding 2-oxoglutarate dehydrogenase E1 component, which translates to MDRFSFLNAAHTAYFAELYDQYLKHPDSVEPSWRAFFQGFDFGMQQDGVSEDILGEAPVDFAEGEIPTHVIKEFQVIRLIDGYRTRGHLFTKTNPVRERRKYTPTLDISNFGLDENDLNTTFNAGDILGIGPTSLKEIIRHLERIYCESIGIEYMYIRKPEEIEWIQSKLNVNENHPKFDDSQKKQILKKLNEAVSFESFLHTKYVGQKRFSLEGGESLIPALDALVEKAAEIGVKEFVMGMAHRGRLNTLTNIFGKSAKDIFSEFDGKDYEQDIFDGDVKYHLGWTSCRTTDNGKEININIAPNPSHLETVGAVVEGITRAKQDRRYEGDNSKVLPILVHGDAAIAGQGIVYELVQMAQLEGYETGGTIHIVVNNQIGFTTNYLDARSSTYCTDVGKVTLSPVLHVNADDAEAVVHAILFALDFRMKFKRDVFIDLLGYRKYGHNEGDEPRFTQPKLYKAISKHENARDIYAEKLKKSNIIDDSYLQKLEEEYKASLEEELEDSRKEKTTRITPFMEDEWEGFENVQEDEMMKNVDTTFDLEKLDKVAEAISELPEGKKFMRKIKKIIDGRKKMYFEDNKLDWSMAEHLAYGSLMAEGYNIRISGQDSERGTFSHRHAVVKVEDSEEEIILHNNIKDRDGDFFIYNSLLSEYGVVGFDYGYAMASPTTLAIWEAQFGDFVNGAQIMIDQYISAAEDKWKLQNGLVMLLPHGYEGQGAEHSSGRMERFLQLCAKDNMYVADVSTPANMFHILRRQMKAKFRKPLIIFTPKSLLRHSRVISIKEEFATGSFQTLIDDDEAKVEKIKTLVFCTGKFYYDLLKHREENERDDVALVRIEQLFPLPISKMKEMMEKYKNADDVVWAQEEPRNMGAYGHLLLHFEEARKFRVCSRKFYGSPAAGSSVRFKKRHERVINSVFDKNLNEEENN; encoded by the coding sequence ATGGATAGATTTTCATTTCTAAACGCTGCTCACACTGCATATTTCGCAGAACTTTACGATCAATATTTAAAACATCCTGATAGTGTTGAGCCCAGTTGGAGGGCTTTTTTTCAGGGATTTGACTTTGGAATGCAACAGGATGGCGTTTCTGAAGATATATTGGGAGAGGCTCCTGTAGATTTTGCCGAAGGAGAAATACCAACTCATGTAATTAAAGAATTTCAGGTAATTCGATTAATTGACGGTTACAGAACCAGGGGACATTTATTTACCAAAACAAACCCCGTAAGAGAACGAAGAAAGTATACGCCAACACTGGATATTTCCAATTTTGGTCTGGATGAAAATGATCTAAATACCACTTTTAATGCAGGAGATATTCTGGGTATTGGGCCTACATCTTTAAAAGAGATCATTAGACATCTTGAAAGGATCTATTGTGAATCTATTGGGATTGAATATATGTATATTCGAAAACCTGAGGAGATAGAATGGATTCAAAGCAAATTGAATGTTAATGAAAATCATCCAAAATTTGATGATTCCCAAAAGAAACAGATATTAAAGAAACTCAACGAAGCAGTTTCTTTTGAATCTTTCCTTCACACAAAATATGTTGGTCAAAAACGTTTTTCGCTGGAAGGTGGGGAAAGTTTGATTCCTGCGCTTGATGCGCTTGTTGAGAAAGCAGCTGAAATTGGAGTCAAAGAATTTGTAATGGGAATGGCTCACCGTGGAAGGCTTAATACCCTTACCAATATCTTCGGAAAAAGTGCTAAAGACATTTTTAGTGAGTTTGACGGGAAAGACTACGAGCAGGATATTTTTGATGGAGATGTAAAATATCATCTTGGCTGGACTTCCTGCAGAACTACTGATAACGGAAAAGAGATCAATATAAATATTGCGCCAAATCCTTCACACCTTGAAACCGTAGGGGCCGTAGTAGAAGGAATTACGCGTGCAAAGCAGGATCGTCGTTACGAAGGCGATAATTCTAAGGTACTTCCTATTCTTGTACATGGTGATGCAGCCATTGCAGGTCAGGGAATAGTTTACGAACTTGTACAGATGGCTCAGCTGGAAGGTTATGAAACCGGCGGGACCATTCATATTGTGGTAAATAACCAGATTGGATTTACAACGAATTATCTTGATGCGAGAAGCTCAACTTACTGTACAGATGTTGGGAAAGTCACGCTGTCACCGGTATTGCATGTAAATGCAGATGATGCTGAGGCTGTAGTGCACGCAATACTCTTTGCACTGGATTTCAGAATGAAATTTAAGAGGGACGTATTTATTGATCTTTTAGGTTATAGAAAATACGGTCATAACGAAGGAGATGAACCAAGGTTTACCCAGCCTAAGTTGTATAAAGCTATATCCAAGCATGAAAATGCCAGGGATATTTATGCAGAGAAGCTTAAAAAGAGCAATATCATAGATGACAGCTATCTTCAAAAGCTGGAAGAAGAATATAAAGCTTCTCTGGAAGAGGAACTGGAAGACTCCAGAAAGGAGAAAACTACCAGGATCACTCCATTTATGGAAGATGAATGGGAAGGCTTTGAAAATGTTCAGGAAGATGAAATGATGAAGAATGTGGATACCACATTCGATCTTGAGAAACTTGATAAAGTAGCTGAAGCTATCTCTGAATTGCCGGAAGGCAAAAAGTTTATGAGAAAGATCAAAAAGATCATAGACGGCAGAAAGAAAATGTATTTTGAAGATAATAAGCTGGACTGGTCTATGGCTGAACATTTGGCGTATGGATCTTTGATGGCAGAAGGTTATAATATTAGAATAAGCGGCCAGGATAGCGAGCGTGGAACGTTCTCTCATCGTCATGCCGTGGTGAAAGTAGAAGACAGTGAAGAAGAGATCATTCTTCATAATAATATAAAAGACAGGGACGGAGATTTTTTCATTTATAACTCTCTGCTATCAGAATATGGAGTGGTAGGTTTCGATTATGGTTATGCTATGGCAAGCCCAACCACGCTTGCCATATGGGAAGCACAATTTGGAGATTTTGTGAATGGTGCGCAGATCATGATAGATCAATATATCTCTGCAGCAGAAGATAAATGGAAACTTCAAAACGGACTGGTAATGTTACTGCCGCATGGTTATGAAGGCCAGGGAGCAGAACACTCTTCAGGTAGAATGGAGCGTTTTCTTCAGCTTTGTGCAAAAGATAATATGTATGTGGCAGATGTTTCTACTCCTGCGAACATGTTCCATATTTTAAGAAGACAAATGAAGGCGAAGTTCAGAAAGCCATTGATCATCTTTACGCCAAAAAGTTTATTGCGTCATTCAAGAGTAATTTCTATTAAAGAAGAATTTGCAACTGGAAGTTTTCAGACTCTTATAGATGATGATGAGGCTAAAGTGGAGAAGATCAAAACACTGGTATTTTGTACAGGAAAGTTTTATTACGATCTTTTGAAGCATAGAGAAGAGAATGAAAGAGATGATGTGGCACTGGTAAGGATAGAACAACTTTTCCCATTACCAATTTCTAAGATGAAAGAGATGATGGAGAAGTACAAGAATGCTGATGATGTAGTATGGGCTCAGGAAGAACCAAGAAATATGGGGGCTTATGGCCATTTACTACTTCATTTTGAAGAAGCTAGAAAATTCAGGGTTTGCAGCCGTAAATTTTATGGATCTCCAGCAGCTGGTAGTTCGGTTCGTTTTAAAAAGCGTCACGAACGTGTAATTAACAGCGTGTTTGATAAGAATTTAAACGAAGAAGAGAATAATTAA
- the odhB gene encoding 2-oxoglutarate dehydrogenase complex dihydrolipoyllysine-residue succinyltransferase, with the protein MALEMKVPSPGESITEVEIAQWLVEDGDYVEKDQAVAEVDSDKATLELPAEASGVITLKAEEGDVVEVGEVVCLIDTEAEKSGGDKKDDSGDKSAEKEEKERQEKTEDKKDSDKAEAKTETPSKSSTPNQKQDTYATGSPSPAAKKILDEKGMDPKEVKGSGKDGRVTKQDAVEAKASMGSPGTGSRGEEKKKMSMFRRKLAERLVSAKNDTAMLTTFNEVDMSPIFELRKKYKEEFKDKHGVSLGFMSFFTLAVIRALDEYPAVNSMIDGDYQVSYDYKDISIAVSGPKGLTVPVIRNAENLSFRGVEAEVKRLALRARDGKITVDEMTGGTFTITNGGVFGSMLSTPIINPPQSAILGMHNIVERPVAIDGHVEIRPIMYVALSYDHRIIDGKESVGFLVAIKEALENPEELLMDNDIKRALEL; encoded by the coding sequence ATGGCCTTAGAAATGAAAGTTCCTTCACCCGGGGAATCCATCACTGAAGTTGAAATAGCCCAGTGGCTGGTAGAAGACGGGGATTACGTTGAAAAAGATCAGGCAGTTGCCGAAGTAGATAGTGATAAAGCAACCCTTGAACTTCCTGCGGAGGCGAGTGGTGTTATTACATTAAAGGCTGAAGAAGGTGATGTGGTAGAGGTTGGCGAGGTTGTTTGCCTAATTGATACCGAAGCAGAAAAATCAGGCGGAGATAAGAAGGATGACTCAGGTGATAAATCAGCTGAAAAGGAGGAGAAAGAACGCCAGGAAAAGACGGAAGACAAGAAAGATAGTGATAAAGCAGAGGCTAAAACTGAAACTCCTTCAAAATCCAGTACTCCAAATCAGAAGCAGGATACCTATGCTACAGGAAGTCCATCTCCTGCAGCCAAGAAGATATTGGATGAAAAAGGAATGGATCCAAAAGAGGTAAAAGGTTCGGGTAAAGACGGTCGTGTTACTAAACAGGATGCAGTTGAAGCTAAAGCTTCTATGGGATCTCCGGGAACTGGTTCGCGAGGAGAAGAGAAGAAAAAAATGTCTATGTTTCGTCGTAAACTGGCAGAACGTCTGGTAAGTGCTAAAAACGATACGGCGATGCTAACTACTTTTAACGAAGTAGATATGTCTCCAATTTTTGAGCTTAGAAAGAAATATAAGGAAGAATTTAAAGATAAACACGGGGTGAGCTTAGGGTTTATGTCTTTCTTTACTTTGGCGGTTATTCGTGCTTTAGATGAATATCCTGCAGTAAACTCCATGATAGATGGGGATTATCAGGTAAGTTATGATTATAAAGATATTAGTATAGCGGTTTCCGGTCCTAAAGGTCTTACAGTGCCGGTAATTAGAAATGCTGAAAACTTAAGTTTCCGCGGAGTGGAAGCTGAAGTGAAACGCCTTGCTTTAAGAGCTCGTGATGGAAAGATCACAGTAGATGAAATGACTGGAGGGACCTTTACAATTACCAATGGTGGTGTTTTTGGATCTATGCTTTCAACACCAATTATCAACCCTCCACAAAGTGCAATTTTAGGAATGCATAATATCGTTGAGAGACCGGTGGCGATCGATGGGCATGTAGAGATTAGGCCTATTATGTACGTTGCCTTGTCTTACGATCATAGGATCATTGACGGTAAAGAATCTGTTGGATTTCTTGTTGCTATTAAAGAGGCTTTAGAAAATCCAGAGGAATTATTAATGGATAATGATATAAAAAGAGCTCTGGAATTGTAG
- a CDS encoding retropepsin-like aspartic protease, which translates to MSLKKLLEEKGYHRIKLKYTKTNHLELVAKINDIEGNFILDTGASSTCVGIDAVEHFDLLSEDSDIKAAGAGATNMLTQVSQKNRIEIKTWKKKKIDLVLFDLKHVNEALINHKAEKVQGIIGADILKKGKAVIDYKNKALYLK; encoded by the coding sequence ATGTCTCTAAAAAAGCTGCTAGAAGAAAAAGGTTACCACCGCATAAAACTAAAATATACTAAAACAAATCATCTGGAATTAGTTGCTAAGATCAACGATATTGAAGGAAATTTTATTCTGGATACTGGTGCTTCCAGTACTTGTGTGGGCATCGATGCAGTTGAACATTTTGATCTGCTGTCAGAAGATAGTGATATAAAAGCTGCAGGAGCCGGAGCTACCAATATGCTTACTCAGGTGTCTCAAAAAAATCGAATAGAAATAAAAACCTGGAAAAAGAAGAAAATAGATCTTGTTTTATTCGATCTTAAACATGTAAACGAAGCCCTTATAAATCATAAAGCTGAAAAAGTACAGGGTATTATAGGTGCAGATATTCTCAAAAAAGGAAAAGCCGTGATTGATTATAAAAACAAGGCTTTATATTTAAAATAA
- a CDS encoding FAD-dependent protein, protein MSTMVQITALPHEQDDHHLLLNRAIRKSNIRKDDIGDWRIRKRSIDARKNPVRLNLQIEIWRNGEEKSAITPFVYQNVSEAKKIAIVGAGPAGLYAALRAVEAGLKPIVFERGKDVRSRRHDLAKINKEQIVNPESNYCFGEGGAGTYSDGKLYTRSKKRGNVLKALEWFVEFGADPDILVDAHPHIGTNKLPRIITAMREAIIKVGGEVHFNSKLTDLKLKEDSIEAIEINAEKWHSFDDVILATGHSARDIFHLLHDKKIKIEAKPFALGVRIEHQQKLIDHIQYHGDDENPYLPPASYTLVEQVDGMGVYSFCMCPGGIIAPCATQQEEVVTNGWSPSKRNNPYSNSGIVVSIEPADLPNFKPNDPFVCLDFQKLVEKKCWEAAGRTQRVPAQRMKDFVERKVSKDFPKTSYQPGIVSVDLNKVLPDLIARRLRKAFMKFGKKLKGYYTNDAVLHAPESRTSSPILIPRNAETLEHVEVKGLYPCGEGAGYAGGIVSAAIDGINCVDAIVKKYELR, encoded by the coding sequence ATGAGCACAATGGTACAAATTACGGCATTGCCACATGAACAGGATGATCATCACCTATTGTTAAATAGAGCGATTCGGAAATCAAATATTCGAAAAGATGATATTGGAGACTGGCGAATTAGAAAACGTTCTATAGATGCCCGTAAAAACCCTGTAAGACTTAATCTTCAAATAGAAATTTGGAGAAATGGTGAAGAAAAGTCTGCGATTACACCATTCGTGTATCAAAATGTTTCAGAAGCTAAAAAAATAGCTATTGTTGGTGCAGGACCTGCAGGTTTATACGCAGCATTGCGCGCTGTGGAAGCGGGGCTAAAACCAATAGTTTTTGAAAGGGGAAAAGATGTAAGATCCAGAAGGCACGATCTGGCTAAGATCAATAAAGAACAAATTGTAAATCCGGAATCAAATTATTGTTTTGGAGAAGGTGGTGCTGGAACATATTCAGATGGGAAATTGTATACACGATCCAAAAAGCGGGGTAACGTTTTAAAAGCTTTAGAGTGGTTCGTAGAATTTGGGGCAGATCCTGATATTCTGGTAGATGCGCATCCTCATATTGGCACTAATAAATTACCCAGGATTATTACAGCCATGCGTGAAGCCATTATAAAGGTTGGAGGAGAAGTACACTTTAACTCCAAACTTACCGATCTTAAATTGAAAGAAGATAGTATTGAGGCGATTGAGATCAATGCAGAGAAATGGCATTCTTTTGATGATGTTATTCTGGCAACAGGCCATTCAGCCAGAGATATATTTCACCTGTTACATGACAAAAAAATTAAAATAGAAGCTAAGCCTTTCGCTTTAGGTGTTCGTATTGAACATCAACAAAAATTAATTGATCATATTCAATATCATGGGGATGATGAAAATCCTTATTTGCCGCCTGCTTCTTATACTTTGGTAGAGCAGGTAGATGGGATGGGGGTTTATTCATTTTGTATGTGCCCGGGAGGTATTATCGCTCCCTGTGCTACACAACAGGAAGAGGTAGTAACGAATGGCTGGAGTCCAAGTAAGCGCAATAATCCATATTCTAATTCAGGTATAGTGGTAAGTATTGAGCCAGCCGATCTCCCGAACTTTAAGCCGAATGATCCTTTTGTATGTCTTGATTTTCAGAAATTAGTGGAAAAAAAATGCTGGGAAGCTGCGGGGAGAACTCAAAGGGTTCCGGCACAGCGTATGAAAGATTTTGTAGAAAGGAAGGTTTCGAAAGATTTTCCGAAAACCTCTTATCAACCGGGTATAGTAAGCGTGGATCTTAATAAGGTTCTTCCAGATCTTATAGCGCGCCGATTAAGAAAAGCATTTATGAAATTCGGTAAAAAACTGAAAGGCTATTATACTAATGATGCCGTATTACATGCCCCGGAAAGCAGGACTTCCTCTCCTATATTAATTCCGCGTAATGCTGAAACTTTAGAACATGTAGAAGTAAAAGGACTCTATCCATGTGGAGAGGGCGCTGGTTATGCCGGAGGAATTGTTTCCGCAGCAATAGATGGGATTAATTGTGTAGATGCGATTGTAAAGAAATATGAGTTACGTTGA